Genomic DNA from Myxococcus guangdongensis:
GCTGGCCGAGGGCGCCCGCGTCGCGATGAGCAGCGGCTCCCCACACATGAGGTGGGCCACCAGCCGTCCCGCGAGCCCTCCGCCCAGCTGGGCCATCACGTAGCGCGGCACGTCCCGCCACGGTGTCCCGTCCTCCAGCGCGTCCGCGAAGGTGAGGGCGGGGTTGAAGTGCGCGCCCGACAGCGGCTGGAGCACCCACGTGAGGCACGCGAGCACGACGCCGGCCGCCAGGGACATGAAGAGGCGGTTGTCGGTGGCGCTCACGCCCAGGTGCTCGGCGCCGTGGTGCGCGCCTTCCAAGGCCACCACGAGCAGTCCGCAGCCGAGCGCCTCCACGGCGAGCCGCCGCGGGCGATTGAGCCGCCCGGCGCTGGCGGAGGTCATGGATGCATCTGCGCTCGTCATCGCGGGGCCCTCCTGCGGCGCTCCCACCCTATGCCTGGGGGAATGGGCCGTCAAAGCCGACGCGAGCGCCTGCCGGCGCGACTATTCGAAGGTCAGCGAGGAGCCCCCGGAGAGCTTCTTCTCGAGCACCTCGGGGCGGCCGAGGACGCGCACGCGGCTGCCTCCCGAGGCGCTCACGCGCAAGGTGTCGGACACTCGCAGCGCGGCCGCGCCACCTCCGCTGGACTCCAGCCGTGCCTCGCGCGAGGCGAGCCCACCGGCGTACACCTCGCTCCCGCCCGACAGGTCCATGCGCACCTGGCGCGTCTCGCCCTCGAGCGTCGCGTGCGAGCCACCGCTCAGGGAGAGCGTCACCACATCCGCGCGCAGCCCTCGCACCCGGACCGAGCCACCGCCGCTGCCGGACACGGTGAAGTGATTCGCGTCGACCACGCCCGACACGTCCATCAGCCCGTCACCCGAGCGCTCCAACGCCTCCAGGCTCGGCACCACCACCTCGACGTGCAGCGGGTTGGGCGAATCCCAGCTCACCGCACCGTGCTCGCCGAAGTGCACCCGCAGCCGGTCCCCGGCGTGGTCCGTCCGCATGTGGGCGACGAGGTTGTCATCGCCGATGAGGAGGACCGAGTGGGGCCGCGTCGGGTCCACCAGGACGCGGGCGGGGATGCCATCCTCCACGTCCAGCCGGTCGAACACGGGCATCGTCCGCGACTCCTCCACCGAGTGCCCGCTGCCCTCCAGGTGCTGCCCGCAGCCCGACAGCCACGCCGCCGCCAGCAGCGCGAGCCCCGCGCCTTGCTCCCGTGCTCCCAGTCGCATCGTCCCGCTCCCGTGTCCGACAGGTCCGGGCACTGGAACACCGAGGGGGCCGGGGCGTGTCACCCAGACCCCCTCGGAAGCTCGCGACAGAGGGCTACGCGTTCAGCGCCGCGGCGTGGTGCCGCAGGTGGTCCTCCATGAACGTGGAGACGAAGTAGTAGCCGTGGTCGTACCCCTCGTGGATGCGCAGGGTGAGCGGCTGTCCCGTGGCGGCACAGGCCTCGCGCAGCAGCTCCGGCTTGAGCTGCTCCTGGAGGAACTTGTCGCCCGTGCCCTGGTCCACCAGCAGCGCGGGCAGGTGCTGCTTCGCGGCGCGAATCAGCTCCGTGGCGTCGTACTCGCGCCACGCCTGTGTGTCCTCGCCCAGGTAGCCCTTGAAGGCCTTCTGTCCCCACGGCACGCGCATGGGCGCGACGATGGGGGCGAACGCGGACACGGAGCGGTAGCGCCCCGGCTGCCGCAGCGCCGACACGAGCGCGCCATGGCCTCCCATGGAGTGGCCGAAGATGCCCTCCCGGTCCTCGCGGGCCGGGAAGTGTCCGGCGATGAGCGCGGGCAGCTCCTTCGTGACGTACGTGCCCATCCGGTAGCGCGCGGACCAGGGCGCCTGGGTGGCGTCCAGGTAGAAGCCCGCACCGACGCCGAAGTCCCACGACGCGTCCTCGCCCGGATAGCCCGCGCCCCGGGGGCTGGTGTCCGGCGCCACCAGCATCACCCCCAGCTCCGCCGCCACACGCTGCGCGCCGCCCTTCGTCAGGAAGGTCTCCTCCGTGCACGTGAGGCCGGCGAGGTAGTAGAGCACCGGCACCTTGCGCTCCCGCGCCTGCGGCGGGACGAAGACGCCGAAGCGCATCTCGCCCCCGCAGGCCTCGGACACGTGCTTGTAGAAGCCCTGCGTGCCGTCGAAGCAGCGGTGCTGGCTGATGAGCGTGGGCGCCGCCGTCATGAGTACTTCACCACGCTGCGGATGGACTCGCCCTTGTGCATCAGGTCGAAGCCCTGGTTGATGTCCTCCAGCTTCAGCGTGTGCGTGATGAGATCGTCGACGTTGATCTTCCCGTTCATGTACCAGTCGACGATCTGCGGCACGTCGGTGCGGCCGCGCGCGCCGCCGAAGGCGCTGCCCTTCCACACGCGCCCCGTGACGAGCTGGAACGGCCGCGTCTTGATCTCCTGGCCCGCGCCCGCCACGCCGATGACGATGCTCTCACCCCAGCCTCGGTGGCAGCACTCGAGCGCCTGGCGCATCGTGTTCACGTTGCCGATGCACTCGAAGCTGTAGTCCGCGCCGCCGTTCGTCAGGTTGACCAGGTAGGGGACGAGGTCACCCTCGACTTCCTTCGGGTTGACGAAGTGGGTGAGGCCGAACTTCTCCGCCATGGCCTTGCGCGCCGGGTTGATGTCCACGCCGACGATCTGGTCCGCGCCCACCATGCGGGCCGCCTGCACCACGTTGAGGCCGATGCCGCCCAGGCCGAAGACGACGACGCGCGCGCCGGCCTCCACCTTGGCCGTGTACACGACGGCGCCGATGCCCGTCGTCACGCCGCAGCCGATGTAGCAGACCTTGTCGAACGGGGCGTCCTCGCGAATCTTCGCGAGGGCGATCTCCGGCAGCACCGTGTACTGCGCGAAGGTGGACGTGCCCATGTAGTGGTGCACGGCCTGCTTGCCCAGGCGGAAGCGGCTGGTGCCGTCCGGCATCAGGCCCTTGCCCTGCGTGGCGCGGATGGCCGTACACAGGTTCGTCTTGCGCGACAGGCACGACTTACACTGCCGGCACTCGGGCGTGTAGAGCGGGATGACGTGGTCGCCCTTGCGCAGCGACGTCACGCCCGGCCCCACGTCCACCACCACGCCCGCGCCCTCGTGGCCGAGGATGGCGGGGAAGAGCCCCTCCGGGTCCGCCCCGGAGAGCGTGAACTGGTCCGTGTGGCAGATGCCGGTGGCCTTCAGCTCCACGAGCACCTCGCCCGCCTTGGGTCCCTCCAGGTGCACCGTCTCGATGACCAACGGCTTTCCTGCCTCGAGCGCCACCGCCGCGCGCACGTCCATGCCCGAACCTCCCTGTGAAGAAATGAAGGGCGGCAGCGTAATGCGCGGTGGGCGGGCGTCGCACGACGGATTCGCTGGCTGACGCCTGGCGGACGCTTCCGGTGCTTATCGACAAATGAAGAAGGGCCTGGAGCCGACGCGCGGTTCCAGGCCCTTCGGGCAAGGCAGGGCAGGGACTACGGCGTGCCCGCGGCGGCCTGGGCCTTGGCGGCCTTCTGCGCCTCGCTGAACTTCTTGGTCATCTCCGCGAACTGCCCCTGGTACTCGTCCATCTTCTTCTGGTGCTCGGCGGCGCGGGCGTTGGCCTCGTCGACGATGGTCTTGTCCTTGGCGTTCTCGGCGGCCTCGGACAGCGCCATGTCCTTCTGCTGCCGCTCGTACTCCATGAGGCGGCCCA
This window encodes:
- a CDS encoding head GIN domain-containing protein encodes the protein MRLGAREQGAGLALLAAAWLSGCGQHLEGSGHSVEESRTMPVFDRLDVEDGIPARVLVDPTRPHSVLLIGDDNLVAHMRTDHAGDRLRVHFGEHGAVSWDSPNPLHVEVVVPSLEALERSGDGLMDVSGVVDANHFTVSGSGGGSVRVRGLRADVVTLSLSGGSHATLEGETRQVRMDLSGGSEVYAGGLASREARLESSGGGAAALRVSDTLRVSASGGSRVRVLGRPEVLEKKLSGGSSLTFE
- a CDS encoding S-(hydroxymethyl)glutathione dehydrogenase/class III alcohol dehydrogenase, which produces MDVRAAVALEAGKPLVIETVHLEGPKAGEVLVELKATGICHTDQFTLSGADPEGLFPAILGHEGAGVVVDVGPGVTSLRKGDHVIPLYTPECRQCKSCLSRKTNLCTAIRATQGKGLMPDGTSRFRLGKQAVHHYMGTSTFAQYTVLPEIALAKIREDAPFDKVCYIGCGVTTGIGAVVYTAKVEAGARVVVFGLGGIGLNVVQAARMVGADQIVGVDINPARKAMAEKFGLTHFVNPKEVEGDLVPYLVNLTNGGADYSFECIGNVNTMRQALECCHRGWGESIVIGVAGAGQEIKTRPFQLVTGRVWKGSAFGGARGRTDVPQIVDWYMNGKINVDDLITHTLKLEDINQGFDLMHKGESIRSVVKYS
- the fghA gene encoding S-formylglutathione hydrolase, with amino-acid sequence MTAAPTLISQHRCFDGTQGFYKHVSEACGGEMRFGVFVPPQARERKVPVLYYLAGLTCTEETFLTKGGAQRVAAELGVMLVAPDTSPRGAGYPGEDASWDFGVGAGFYLDATQAPWSARYRMGTYVTKELPALIAGHFPAREDREGIFGHSMGGHGALVSALRQPGRYRSVSAFAPIVAPMRVPWGQKAFKGYLGEDTQAWREYDATELIRAAKQHLPALLVDQGTGDKFLQEQLKPELLREACAATGQPLTLRIHEGYDHGYYFVSTFMEDHLRHHAAALNA